In Helianthus annuus cultivar XRQ/B chromosome 3, HanXRQr2.0-SUNRISE, whole genome shotgun sequence, a single window of DNA contains:
- the LOC110909115 gene encoding protein LIGHT-DEPENDENT SHORT HYPOCOTYLS 10, protein MSSDHQSKGRSEIGEGSSRGGLLIPSDHPQQPPPAPPQLSRYESQKRRDWNTFGQYLKNQRPPVALSHCNYSHVLDFLRYLDQFGKTKVHLQGCVFYGHPDPAGPCSCPLRQAWGSLDALIGRLRAAYEENGGLPEMNPFANGAIRVYLREIRDSQAKARGIPYKKKKKKRNQKANEETSSFRMQQS, encoded by the coding sequence ATGTCTAGTGATCACCAGAGTAAGGGAAGATCAGAAATAGGTGAAGGATCATCAAGAGGTGGTCTACTTATACCTTCTGATCAtccacaacaaccaccaccagcaCCACCGCAGCTAAGCCGGTATGAGTCACAGAAGCGGCGTGATTGGAACACTTTCGGACAGTACTTGAAGAACCAAAGGCCACCAGTGGCTTTGTCCCACTGCAACTACAGTCATGTACTAGATTTTCTTCGGTACCTTGACCAATTTGGAAAGACTAAGGTTCACTTACAAGGTTGTGTTTTCTACGGTCACCCGGATCCGGCTGGCCCATGTAGTTGCCCTCTTAGGCAAGCATGGGGTAGCCTTGATGCCCTCATCGGGCGCCTGCGGGCAGCTTATGAAGAAAATGGTGGATTGCCCGAAATGAACCCGTTTGCTAATGGCGCAATACGGGTTTATTTGCGGGAAATTCGTGATTCGCAGGCGAAAGCAAGAGGGATCCCttacaagaagaaaaagaagaagagaaatCAAAAGGCAAACGAAGAAACATCGAGTTTTCGAATGCAACAATCATGA